In Naumovozyma dairenensis CBS 421 chromosome 2, complete genome, the following are encoded in one genomic region:
- the NDAI0B05830 gene encoding bifunctional triacylglycerol lipase/ester hydrolase (similar to Saccharomyces cerevisiae YPR147C; ancestral locus Anc_3.488), whose protein sequence is MLVKSYSESKYPTSIIHIEAEKLIENDPSLNPLFIWIPGNPGILQYYQQFLCSLHKKHPHWEILAIPHAGMDTSLPVYRHPNDRIYHLNEQIEHKIEVITTFLTKANSSDGIMKKRPLVIMGHSVGTYMIQRMVLTKEFQDTILHNSFYLKKIGFITPTIIDINLSSKGILISHGLQLTHGYLPYILSYLSYFVFSLILKYFDNIRRRLIAYIMGCQMTDFAAIGTEILLTNSVLVKQSLGLASIEMQEIRKNWDVQKQFVENCNHNDIQLWLLFCETDHWVNNVTRTDLIKFYQSNYKDISRLQIEVSSEFPHSFVVNHSDWVVERFF, encoded by the coding sequence ATGCTAGTCAAATCATATTCCGAATCAAAATATCCAACTTCAATTATTCATATCGAAGCTGAAAAACTCATCGAGAACGATCCATCGTTGAATCCGTTATTCATTTGGATCCCTGGTAACCCTGGAATCCTACAGtattatcaacaatttttaTGTTCCTTGCATAAGAAACATCCTCATTGGGAAATTCTTGCGATACCTCATGCCGGGATGGATACCTCTTTACCCGTCTATAGACACCCGAACGATAGAATCTATCACTTGaatgaacaaattgaaCATAAGATTGAAGTCATTACTACGTTCTTAACCAAAGCTAATAGCTCCGATGGTATTATGAAAAAAAGACCTCTGGTGATAATGGGACATTCCGTGGGCACCTATATGATACAACGAATGGTCTTGACTAAGGAGTTCCAAGATACAATTTTACATAATAgcttttatttgaaaaaaattgggtTCATTACTCCTactattattgatattaatctttcttcaaaaggTATTTTAATAAGTCATGGTTTACAACTTACACATGGGTATTTACCTTACATTTTATCATATTTGTCATATTTTGTGTTCAGTTTGATactaaaatattttgataacATACGACGTAGGTTAATTGCTTATATTATGGGGTGTCAGATGACAGATTTTGCTGCAATTGGTACTGAAATACTTTTAACTAATAGTGTGCTTGTAAAGCAATCCCTAGGTTTAGCTAGTATTGAAATGCAAGAGATTAGGAAGAATTGGGATGttcaaaaacaatttgTCGAAAATTGTAACCACAATGATATTCAACTGTGGTTGTTATTCTGTGAGACGGACCATTGGGTTAATAATGTTACTAGAACTGATTTGATTAAGTTTTATCAAAGTAACTACAAAGATATTTCACGGTTACAGATTGAAGTTTCGAGTGAGTTTCCTCATTCTTTCGTTGTGAATCATTCCGATTGGGTCGTAGAGAGGTTCTTCTAG
- the NDAI0B05840 gene encoding uncharacterized protein → MSFKISNTQCQCSDDNSCGCCPNTVSSSGCRCSSKVQCQCSHEDSTKAKDCDCSLCTCATNVQCQCPDSTSCNCCTKTASSGGCKCIANIQCRCGHHDSTKGKKCKCKECKCTVNIQCQCPDCKSSSCCCCDKTSSSGGCNCSSSVQCQCQGDTSCNCCNKSISSGDCKCNINVQCQCSHQTSTTPKNCECGPCKCTANVQGQCPDDNSCNCCDKPVSSDHCRCSSNVHCQC, encoded by the coding sequence atgtcctttaaaatttcaaataccCAATGTCAATGTTCAGATGATAACTCATGCGGCTGTTGCCCCAATACTGTCTCCTCTAGTGGTTGCAGGTGCAGTTCCAAAGTTCAATGTCAATGCAGCCACGAAGATTCTACCAAAGCTAAGGACTGTGATTGCAGTCTATGTACGTGTGCTACGAATGTCCAATGTCAATGTCCAGACAGTACCTCATGCAACTGCTGTACCAAGACTGCCTCCTCTGGTGGTTGCAAGTGTATTGCCAATATTCAATGCCGATGCGGCCATCATGACTCTACCAAAGGTAAGAAGTGTAAATGCAAAGAATGTAAGTGTACCGTGAATATCCAATGTCAATGTCCAGATTGTAAGTCTTCTTCATGCTGCTGTTGTGATAAGACTTCCTCCTCTGGTGGTTGCAATTGCAGTTCCAGTGTTCAATGTCAATGTCAAGGCGATACCTCCTGCAATTGCTGTAACAAGTCCATCTCCTCTGGTGATTGCAAGTGTAATATCAATGTTCAATGCCAATGCAGCCACCAAACCTCTACTACACCTAAGAACTGTGAATGCGGTCCATGTAAATGTACCGCGAACGTTCAAGGTCAATGTCCCGACGACAACTCATGCAATTGCTGTGACAAGCCCGTCTCCTCGGATCACTGTAGGTGCAGTTCCAATGTTCATTGTCAATGTTGA
- the NDAI0B05850 gene encoding uncharacterized protein (similar to Saccharomyces cerevisiae YPR148C; ancestral locus Anc_3.491) — MFSSFSLDKITNSIGNAAQKATNTLNNAINTATDPQTKLSIKSQTRLFQEQLGTIHDISKLPDQYKSLELKTDSLEKSIKRILLVSKTFEMEGYDYPPNLTESFSDWWNITKKSSSHRKKQISVNNKKKNNTDNDHDNATNVEPIENDITSSSFLPRSFAQAISKSAMDCTDIYQQLSIQETATKETTIKDENEAQEEDDEDAGEEEEEDDDDDEDIQNLIKAFESWSNCYKNIDQGKSEMDSMMTKEFNNKLEDLINNEFKKVNTLRKKVADSRLKFDTVRHEIKIKEEEQDQKEKQAQAQAQAQAQEQEQEQEQGEKAKKEQEEEQEQAQLGDNVIEESKKKEEVIKDEKKKPEIKSGTETTSKQLETEAEPKAEVEAKVNDTSKDQLKKEDDAEKQDEQDDSEEHKLLEQLEDEFVSSTASAVEMMTEITESSSIIGLIKLFQNFQLVYYRQCVQEIEANLKTLNELDHA; from the coding sequence ATGTTCTCTAGCTTTTCATTAGATAAGATTACCAATTCCATTGGTAACGCAGCTCAAAAGGCAACAAATACATTAAACAATGCAATCAACACTGCTACAGATCCTcaaacaaaattatcaattaaatcaCAAACAAGATTATTTCAAGAACAATTAGGTACCATCCatgatatttcaaaattaccAGATCAATataaatcattagaattgaaaactgattcattagaaaaatcaatCAAAAGAATTTTATTAGTTTCCAAGACTTTTGAAATGGAAGGTTATGACTACCCTCCAAATTTGACTGAATCTTTCTCAGATTGGTGGAacattacaaaaaaatcttcttctcaTAGGAAGAAACAAATCTCAGTAAAcaataagaagaaaaataatactgaTAACGATCATGACAATGCTACGAATGTTGaaccaattgaaaatgatataacttcttcttctttcttacCAAGATCTTTTGCTCAAGCTATTTCGAAATCTGCTATGGATTGTACAGATATTTATCAACAGTTAAGTATTCAAGAAACTGCTACAAAGGAAACTACAATAAAAGATGAGAATGAAGCgcaagaagaagacgacGAAGATGCTGgcgaagaagaagaagaagatgatgatgacgatgaagatattcaaAACTTAATAAAGGCATTTGAATCATGGTCAAATTgttataaaaatattgatcAAGGAAAATCTGAAATGGATTCCATGATGACAAAggaatttaataataaattggaagatttaattaataatgaatttaaaaaagTTAATACATTACGTAAAAAAGTCGCTGATTCAAGGTTGAAATTCGATACTGTTCGTcatgaaattaaaattaaagaagaagaacaagaccaaaaagaaaaacaagcACAAGCACAAGCACAAGCACAAGCgcaagaacaagaacaagaacaagaacaaggAGAAAAAGCAAAGaaggaacaagaagaagaacaagaacaagcaCAATTAGGAGACAATGTAATTGAAGAATctaagaagaaagaagaagttattaaagatgaaaagaagaaaccaGAAATAAAAAGCGGTACTGAAACTACTTCAAAACAATTAGAAACTGAAGCTGAACCTAAGGCGGAAGTGGAAGCTAAGGTAAATGATACTTCCAAAGACCAACTCAAGAAGGAAGACGATGCAGAAAAACAAGATGAACAAGACGATTCTGAGGAACATAAATTATTGgaacaattagaagatgaattcGTTTCAAGTACAGCATCCGCAGTTGAAATGATGACAGAAATAACAGAAAGTTCTTCAATCATTGGTTTAATTAAACTATTCcaaaatttccaattggTTTACTACAGACAATGTgttcaagaaattgaagccaatttgaaaactttgaACGAATTAGATCATGCTTAA
- the NDAI0B05860 gene encoding uncharacterized protein (similar to Saccharomyces cerevisiae YGR130C; ancestral locus Anc_3.492), with translation MRTAMAMAMAMAMAMVMGDVTCVLDIKGPSITTTAEMFGCLWKGGGGTKRGDTFRGDDPPGMRGRERRGRLCRCVQKGGHPDNPDIPFLCHQTPKVSISDVGHSGLVIDRVENLLTRINHSHSLTVNTSVYVYISFIPQLKQSFFFCKIISVASRVPEGIIDRYHNPSFTTNQEKGSKHKMSVLTSKERSIAYQSDQEHFDQFYDRYLAQINRQQQVSQEKKSKENKQNVFSTQLRTNKENKKPNKQFVSQFRHNLIDNEFYENHLNYMRSQRHQSTTKNQLQNKEKITPNFLIENDSKQHRILQDIITRETNFNHLKNLQKIISQSELESQDLTPTMQKIKDSKIYPKVYYKNFNMTKHPPNINQQLSQNQKIYPPFNPQLNPIATTTNPEILIKLNDDKTIITKQTYDKLLELNQDHANWMINNNGESSNLYNTKFKTYQEKLNKLNEQINHHNLIISMIKKDTLKNKELNDAILTNKRFQLFSLLNHEKYVLNNNKLALCDQLDNTELLQRHIKDPKDSLQQKLKDNDRKRKATQLKNKRESVCDSSTSSICSSHQKDNKDSLNERVKEKDKNTQINATKLKNREATVCNSSSSSVCSSYQKKQGNLGSTTADQRHEMEVNDSELEPEPVVRTIEKNERLFEVKTNEQEDMENNDNDNDDDDDDDLYEYETKEEIVYV, from the coding sequence ATGAGGACCGCAATGGCGATGGCAATGGCAATGGCAATGGCAATGGTGATGGGTGACGTGACGTGTGTTCTTGACATAAAGGGGCCCTCGATCACCACCACAGCAGAGATGTTCGGGTGTCTATGGAAAGGGGGGGGGGGGACGAAAAGGGGAGACACATTTAGGGGAGATGACCCTCCGGGGATGAGAGGGAGGGAACGCCGTGGGCGGCTGTGTAGGTGTGTGCAGAAGGGAGGACACCCGGACAACCCAGACATCCCTTTCCTCTGTCATCAAACTCCGAAGGTAAGCATCAGCGACGTTGGCCACTCAGGGTTGGTCATCGATCGAGTTGAGAATTTATTAACACGAATAAATCACAGTCATTCACTGACAGTAAATACCTctgtatatgtatatatatcatttattCCGCAATTAAAGCAatccttctttttttgtaaaataatatcCGTGGCTTCTAGAGTTCCTGAAGGCATAATAGACAGATACCACAACCCGTCTTTTACTACCAACCAAGAAAAAGGAAGTAAGCATAAGATGTCCGTTTTGACTTCTAAGGAGAGAAGTATTGCTTATCAATCTGATCAAGAACATTTCGATCAATTCTACGACCGTTACCTAGCACAAATTAATAGACAACAACAAGTTTCACAAGAGAAAAAGAGCAAggaaaataaacaaaatgtCTTTTCTACTCAATTACGAACAAATAAAGAGAATAAAAAACCAAACAAACAGTTTGTTTCTCAATTCAGGCATAACTTGATTGATAACGAATTTTATGAAAATCATTTAAACTATATGAGATCACAAAGACATCAATCCACTacaaaaaatcaattacaaaataaagaaaaaattacaccaaatttcttaattgaaaatgacTCTAAACAACATCGTATATTACAAGATATTATCACAAGAGAAACTAATTTcaatcatttgaaaaatttacaaaaaattatatctCAATCAGAATTAGAATCACAAGATTTAACACCAACTATGCAAAAAATTAAGGATTCCAAAATATACCCTAAAGTGTATTATAAGAATTTCAATATGACAAAACATCCTCCAAACATTAATCAACAATTGTcacaaaatcaaaaaatataccCACCTTTTAATCCACAATTGAATCCTATTGCAACCACAACTAACCCTGAAATCttaatcaaattaaatgatgacAAAACAATCATTACAAAGCAAACATATGATAAATTGTTAGAATTGAATCAAGATCATGCAAATTGGATGATAAATAACAATGGtgaatcttcaaatttgtATAATACTAAATTTAAAActtatcaagaaaaattaaacaagctaaatgaacaaataaatcatcataattTAATCATTTCCATGATTAAGAAGGATAccttgaaaaataaagaattaaatgaCGCAATCTTAACAAATAAACGATTCCAATTATTTAGTCTATTAAATCATGAAAAATATGtgttgaataataataaattggCTCTATGTGATCAATTGGATAATActgaattattacaaagACATATTAAGGATCCAAAGGATTCCTTACAacagaaattgaaagataacGATAGAAAGAGGAAAGCTACacaattgaagaataaaAGGGAATCTGTTTGTGATTCTTCCACTTCCTCAATTTGTTCCTCTCATCAGAAGGATAACAAGGattctttgaatgaaaGAGTCAAAGAAAAGGATAAGAATACACAGATAAATGcaacaaaattgaaaaacagAGAGGCTACCGtttgtaattcttcttcgtcttctGTATGTTCATCTTACCAAAAGAAACAAGGGAATTTGGGTTCTACCACTGCAGATCAACGTCATGAAATGGAAGTTAATGACTCTGAACTCGAACCCGAACCTGTGGTGAGgacaattgaaaaaaacgaaagattatttgaagttaaaacaaatgaacaagaagatatggaaaataatgataatgataatgatgatgatgatgatgatgatttatatgaatatgaaacCAAGGAAGAAATTGTATACGTTTAA
- the NCE102 gene encoding Nce102p (similar to Saccharomyces cerevisiae YGR131W and NCE102 (YPR149W); ancestral locus Anc_3.493) — protein sequence MLSKVDNILRVINAIFLVLTMAFISALLNTQRNNSSRINFCMFAAAFGLLTDSFFGVAFNMFDALASWPILLFIFDFLNFVFTFTAGTVLAVAIRAHSCKNERYVNSNSITQGSENRCRMSQAAVAFFYFSCFIFLAKMIMSGINMASNGLFGSGTWAGSRSKRRTNRSGANEVGVPTISQV from the coding sequence ATGCTATCCAAAGTAGACAATATCCTTCGTGTAATCAATGCGATCTTTCTAGTGCTAACAATGGCATTTATTTCAGCACTTTTAAACACACAAAGAAACAACAGTTCAAGAATTAATTTCTGTATGTTTGCTGCTGCCTTTGGTCTATTAACAGATTCATTCTTTGGTGTTGCCTTCAACATGTTCGATGCCCTAGCTTCATGgccaatattattattcattttcgatttcttaaatttCGTATTCACATTCACAGCAGGTACTGTCCTTGCTGTGGCTATCAGAGCTCATTCATGTAAAAACGAACGTTATGTTAATAGCAATTCAATCACTCAAGGTTCAGAAAATAGATGTAGAATGTCACAAGCTGCAGTTGcattcttttatttctcatgtttcatatttttaGCTAAAATGATCATGTCAGGAATTAATATGGCTAGTAATGGGTTGTTTGGATCTGGTACTTGGGCTGGTTCAAGAAGTAAAAGAAGAACTAATAGAAGTGGTGCTAATGAAGTTGGTGTACCAACCATTTCTCAAGTTTAA
- the SUE1 gene encoding Sue1p (similar to Saccharomyces cerevisiae SUE1 (YPR151C); ancestral locus Anc_3.496), whose protein sequence is MIRFQLEFGQELVPIINAMKMKNTHGMVRLFSTLNNRTFQSHRTATNGNIVGSNSKTDPLRKKRSYYSYHHPPNTVPSSSSSSSSSTKRRTISSPTSTSASPPPSSSSSSPTHTTISSLAPCILQNNIFRTMPKVPMTKYLETKELSQDMLYSGYRPIMYPVKENPLFRLTLKKNSSSSFPFSTTSSSSSEKKKPQQEQMKKHYDDEYGGIMTGGINGTWRYSPRIPNNLLPNKIWSMSIMGMEYYPEWKGVPFNIVKNLKPFDKSRGTVEVMKKPLK, encoded by the coding sequence atgataagaTTTCAATTAGAATTTGGACAAGAACTTGTCCCAATAATTAATgcaatgaagatgaaaaatacCCATGGCATGGTAAGATTATTTTCTACTTTGAATAATAGGACTTTCCAATCCCATCGTACTGCGACAAATGGCAACATAGTTGGTTCCAATTCAAAAACAGATCcattaaggaaaaaaagaagttaTTATAGTTATCATCATCCACCAAACACGGTCCcatcctcttcttcttcttcttcctcctctACGAAAAGACGAACCATATCATCGCCAACCTCTACATCGGCGTCTCCGCCTCCGtcgtcatcttcttcttcaccaaCTCACACAAcgatatcatcattagcACCTTgtattttacaaaataatatattcagAACCATGCCCAAAGTCCCCATGactaaatatttagaaaCCAAGGAATTAAGTCAGGACATGTTATATAGTGGATATAGACCCATAATGTATCCGGTGAAGGAAAATCCATTATTCAGGCTAACATTAAAGAAGAACTCCTCGTCATCATTCCCATTCTCAAccacttcttcttcttcttctgaaaagaagaaaccacaacaagaacaaatgaagaaacattatgatgatgaatatggTGGTATAATGACAGGTGGGATTAATGGTACATGGAGATATTCACCACGGATaccaaataatttattaccGAATAAGATTTGGTCCATGTCAATTATGGGGATGGAATATTATCCTGAATGGAAAGGTGTTCCATTTAATATAGTTaagaatttgaaaccaTTTGATAAATCTAGAGGAACGGTGGAAGTTATGAAGAAACCATTGAAGTGA